One stretch of Pseudobdellovibrionaceae bacterium DNA includes these proteins:
- a CDS encoding haloacid dehalogenase-like hydrolase, with translation MWRTLEKALADELSVNPRPVAAFDADGTLWDTDLGESFFKYQIKNSNLPNMPADPWRHYRDWKESGDPRPAYLWLAQINQGQRLEQVQAWAKASVDSFDPLPVFEEQKRWIELLLKNRVDVYIVTASVKWAVEPGAPYLGLRAQDVLGVQTKVVDGVVQTEQFGPMTYREGKPDALLAATGGRKPFFCSGNTMGDYALLKSATRVGLAVGAAPEGHELWKTEEDLRGKAAEHGWLAHKF, from the coding sequence GACTCTCGAAAAAGCGCTCGCCGACGAGCTTTCCGTCAACCCCCGGCCGGTCGCCGCTTTCGATGCCGACGGCACCTTGTGGGACACCGATCTGGGCGAAAGCTTTTTCAAGTACCAGATTAAAAATAGCAACTTACCGAACATGCCCGCCGATCCCTGGCGCCACTACCGCGACTGGAAAGAATCCGGCGATCCCCGCCCGGCCTATCTTTGGCTCGCGCAGATCAACCAGGGTCAGCGCCTGGAGCAGGTCCAAGCTTGGGCGAAAGCCTCCGTCGACAGCTTCGACCCCCTTCCCGTTTTCGAGGAGCAAAAGCGCTGGATCGAGCTTCTACTCAAAAACCGGGTGGATGTTTACATCGTGACCGCTTCGGTGAAGTGGGCCGTCGAACCCGGCGCCCCCTATCTGGGATTGCGCGCGCAGGACGTTCTGGGCGTGCAAACGAAAGTCGTCGACGGCGTCGTGCAGACGGAGCAATTCGGACCGATGACCTACCGGGAAGGCAAACCCGACGCGCTTCTCGCCGCGACCGGCGGACGTAAACCCTTTTTCTGTTCGGGAAATACCATGGGCGACTACGCCCTGCTGAAATCGGCGACCCGCGTGGGACTCGCCGTCGGCGCAGCCCCGGAGGGCCACGAACTCTGGAAAACCGAGGAAGACCTGCGCGGCAAAGCGGCCGAACACGGCTGGCTCGCCCACAAATTCTAG
- a CDS encoding aminopeptidase P family protein encodes MRRPLENMRLFQERRQKVAEKLKDGVLVVASMPEAKRNGNVEHPYRQDSNLYYLTGFEEPQSIFVFRPGRTPETVLFLREKDVERETWDGFRFGTKQTKTDFKIDEVYPIEQFEERIAGLMAKADALYFRFQKNPEVDRWMNAALLNHKLSTGRSGYGLLPVFDADEFLGEFRVIKSDLDIQNHRTACELTANAHTELMKYTKPGVNERELEGYFLYQIMKNGAARVGYNSIVAGGANACTLHYVFNDQPLKDGDLLLVDAGGEYNYFTSDITRTYPVNGRFTKAQAEIYQAVLDVQKKVIAAVRPGLPFNDLQDLGTQLLTEAMLELGLLTGRKEDIIAANLQKKYYPHGIGHFLGMDVHDAGLYLDRKGKRREIEPGMVFTVEPGIYIPWNDESAAEKYRGIGVRIEDNILVTNGGIDILTKDCPKEIADIEKVMARA; translated from the coding sequence ATGCGCCGACCGCTTGAAAACATGAGACTCTTCCAAGAGCGCCGCCAAAAAGTGGCGGAAAAACTCAAAGACGGAGTCCTCGTCGTCGCTTCGATGCCCGAAGCGAAACGCAACGGCAACGTCGAGCATCCCTATCGCCAAGATTCGAACCTCTACTACCTGACCGGTTTCGAAGAACCGCAAAGCATCTTCGTGTTCCGGCCCGGGCGGACTCCGGAAACGGTTTTGTTCCTGCGCGAAAAAGACGTCGAACGCGAGACTTGGGACGGTTTCCGTTTCGGAACTAAGCAGACGAAAACCGATTTCAAGATCGACGAAGTCTATCCGATCGAACAGTTCGAGGAGCGTATCGCGGGCCTGATGGCGAAGGCCGACGCGCTTTACTTCCGCTTCCAAAAAAATCCCGAAGTCGACCGCTGGATGAACGCGGCTTTGTTGAATCACAAGCTGAGCACGGGCCGCAGCGGTTACGGCCTGCTGCCGGTGTTCGACGCGGACGAGTTCCTGGGCGAGTTCCGCGTGATCAAATCCGACCTCGACATTCAGAATCACCGGACCGCGTGCGAGCTGACCGCGAACGCGCACACGGAGCTCATGAAGTACACGAAGCCCGGCGTGAACGAGCGCGAACTGGAAGGTTACTTCCTGTACCAGATCATGAAAAACGGCGCGGCCCGTGTGGGTTACAACTCCATCGTGGCCGGCGGCGCGAACGCGTGCACGCTCCACTACGTTTTCAACGATCAACCGCTGAAAGACGGTGATCTGTTGTTGGTGGATGCGGGTGGCGAGTATAACTATTTCACCTCGGACATCACACGTACTTACCCGGTGAACGGACGTTTCACGAAGGCGCAGGCCGAAATTTACCAAGCGGTGCTCGACGTGCAGAAGAAAGTCATCGCGGCCGTACGTCCGGGACTTCCGTTCAACGATCTGCAGGATCTGGGAACGCAGCTGCTGACCGAAGCGATGCTCGAGCTGGGACTGTTGACCGGTCGTAAAGAGGACATCATCGCCGCGAATCTGCAGAAGAAATACTATCCCCACGGGATCGGCCACTTCCTGGGAATGGACGTTCACGACGCGGGACTTTACCTGGATCGCAAAGGCAAACGCCGCGAGATCGAACCCGGCATGGTCTTCACCGTCGAGCCCGGCATTTACATCCCGTGGAACGACGAAAGCGCGGCGGAAAAATACCGTGGTATCGGCGTGCGGATCGAGGACAACATCCTCGTCACGAACGGCGGGATCGACATCCTCACCAAGGATTGTCCCAAAGAAATCGCCGACATCGAAAAAGTGATGGCCCGAGCCTAA
- a CDS encoding patatin-like phospholipase family protein yields MNSIRFPLILLSLAVLAGCQSVKKAPGRETRPTTPPASTGAPPPVSAPTADVDEPAPPTSEEPLAPEPVTPPRPETRAAKIGLILGPGGMRAWAHAGVLQEIHRSQLPIQFIAGLEMGALPAALYSAKPQAFEPEWQMSKLKDEDFVRRTLIGGSQAVDLKDWRPYFQAQFGATRIDDARIPFACLTYQNEKQQILILNKGGYAQAMPFCLSYPPIFRGYEGHMAAASQLTVLAKYMRQKGATHLIYVDVLGDRGRLLPARGDENVQLIWNLTQAHLTSQATLVDDVLRIPLSDEITSFSRRRDMIKQGKEAAAKGLKPILKKYGLD; encoded by the coding sequence ATGAATAGCATTCGCTTCCCCCTTATTCTGCTGTCGCTCGCGGTGCTGGCGGGTTGCCAAAGCGTCAAAAAAGCTCCCGGTCGTGAAACTCGTCCCACGACCCCTCCCGCATCGACGGGCGCCCCGCCGCCGGTCAGCGCGCCGACGGCCGACGTGGATGAGCCCGCTCCGCCGACCTCGGAAGAGCCGCTTGCGCCCGAGCCCGTCACGCCCCCGCGTCCCGAGACCCGGGCCGCGAAGATCGGCCTGATTTTGGGACCCGGCGGCATGCGCGCGTGGGCCCACGCGGGAGTGCTGCAAGAGATTCATCGCAGCCAGTTGCCGATCCAATTCATCGCGGGACTCGAGATGGGGGCGCTGCCGGCGGCTTTGTACTCGGCGAAACCCCAGGCTTTCGAACCCGAGTGGCAGATGTCGAAGCTGAAAGACGAGGACTTCGTGCGCCGGACCTTGATTGGCGGAAGCCAAGCGGTGGATCTGAAAGACTGGCGCCCCTACTTTCAGGCGCAGTTCGGAGCGACCCGGATCGATGACGCACGCATTCCCTTCGCGTGCCTAACCTACCAGAATGAAAAACAGCAGATCCTGATCCTGAATAAGGGCGGCTACGCGCAGGCCATGCCTTTTTGCCTGTCCTATCCGCCGATCTTCCGCGGTTACGAAGGACATATGGCGGCCGCGTCCCAGCTGACGGTGCTTGCGAAATATATGCGTCAAAAAGGGGCAACTCACCTGATTTACGTGGACGTCCTGGGTGATCGGGGCCGATTGCTTCCCGCGCGCGGGGACGAAAACGTTCAGCTCATCTGGAATTTGACCCAGGCGCATCTGACGAGTCAGGCCACCCTGGTGGACGACGTGCTGAGGATTCCGCTGTCGGACGAGATCACGTCTTTTTCTCGGCGCCGGGACATGATAAAGCAGGGGAAAGAAGCCGCCGCCAAGGGCCTGAAGCCCATTTTGAAGAAGTACGGACTCGACTGA